A genomic window from Helicobacter pylori includes:
- a CDS encoding ABC transporter permease: MISAWVLQDKFLFTVCFILPFFLGVLGKQIFDQEIPRQLPIVVVDLDKTTTSHQVAFELGATSAVEIKHQVTSLSEAKRFLNSAEVYGALVLPKDLERKIKMGRKIDLPFYYNAEYVLVGKTLKNAFLQTALTLDAKTLATKALVRDSNLISAKAQAMPIILQLHALYNEENNYTQYLLSVMLPCMWLIFIAIGMLNFIQKISNMHELFISIIANVCVFSFWGMGMAFYFNLIGMEGNYTHLPLVFLAIILMALIMSGFVVLVYGISKSAIETAGAIGVYTAPSFAFAGVTYPQNNMEIFGDFWSHCLPISHFMKFFLQEAYYKTDLTESLHSLMPLLFFLIFLALGLLIFYFSFKKDKVKA, translated from the coding sequence TTGATAAGTGCATGGGTTTTGCAAGACAAGTTCTTGTTTACCGTGTGTTTTATATTGCCTTTTTTCTTAGGGGTTTTAGGCAAGCAAATCTTTGATCAAGAAATCCCAAGACAACTCCCTATCGTAGTGGTGGATTTGGATAAAACCACTACAAGCCATCAAGTGGCGTTTGAATTAGGCGCTACAAGTGCGGTTGAAATCAAACACCAAGTAACTAGTCTTTCAGAAGCCAAACGCTTTTTAAATTCCGCTGAAGTGTATGGGGCGTTGGTTTTACCTAAAGATTTAGAGAGAAAAATCAAAATGGGGCGAAAGATTGATCTGCCGTTTTATTATAATGCAGAATACGTTTTGGTGGGGAAAACGCTCAAAAACGCCTTTTTGCAAACCGCTTTGACCTTAGACGCTAAAACCTTAGCCACTAAAGCCTTAGTGCGAGATTCTAACTTGATTTCTGCTAAAGCCCAAGCGATGCCCATCATTCTCCAATTGCATGCCCTATACAATGAAGAAAACAATTACACGCAATACCTTTTAAGCGTGATGCTGCCTTGCATGTGGCTTATTTTTATTGCAATTGGCATGCTCAATTTCATTCAAAAAATCTCTAACATGCACGAGCTTTTCATAAGCATTATAGCGAATGTGTGTGTGTTTAGTTTTTGGGGAATGGGCATGGCGTTTTATTTTAATCTGATTGGCATGGAGGGGAATTATACGCATTTGCCATTAGTCTTTTTAGCGATAATTTTAATGGCGCTCATTATGAGCGGGTTTGTGGTGCTAGTTTATGGCATTTCAAAAAGCGCTATTGAAACCGCTGGCGCGATTGGGGTCTATACCGCTCCAAGCTTTGCATTTGCTGGGGTAACTTACCCTCAAAACAACATGGAAATTTTTGGGGATTTTTGGAGCCATTGCTTGCCTATTAGCCATTTTATGAAGTTCTTTTTGCAAGAGGCTTATTATAAAACGGATCTTACCGAGTCCTTGCATTCGTTAATGCCGCTTTTGTTTTTTTTAATTTTCTTAGCCTTAGGGCTTTTGATTTTTTATTTTTCTTTTAAAAAAGACAAGGTTAAAGCATGA
- the serS gene encoding serine--tRNA ligase, whose amino-acid sequence MIDKKLLLQDFDKVAHSLKKRNSAMDDGLERLREIITHYKKQLIELESLQAFQNKVSKEFGIKMAQKVGASDLKKELENNKIKLNELSKSVSELEQEMDLKLSIIPNLVDEKTPLGASEEDNVEIKKILTPRVFTFTPKEHFELAQKNGWIDFESGVKLAKSRFSVIKGFGAKVYRALIHLMLDFNEKNGFEIVYTPALVNEKMLFGTGQLPKFKEDVFKIENENLYLIPTSEVTLTNLYNDTIISVEKLPIKMTAHTPCFRSEAGSAGKDTRGMIRQHQFDKVELVAITHPKESDAMQEYMLESASAILKALELPHRFVQLCSGDLGFSASNTIDIEVWLPGQNCYREISSVSNTRDFQARRAKIRFKENQKNQLAHTLNGSSLAVGRTMVALMENHQQADGSIHIPKALEKYL is encoded by the coding sequence ATGATTGATAAAAAACTTTTATTGCAAGATTTTGATAAGGTGGCTCATTCTTTAAAAAAGCGTAACAGCGCGATGGATGATGGGTTGGAGCGTTTGCGCGAGATCATCACGCATTATAAAAAACAACTCATTGAATTAGAAAGCTTGCAAGCCTTCCAAAACAAGGTCTCTAAAGAATTTGGTATCAAAATGGCTCAAAAAGTGGGTGCAAGCGATCTCAAAAAAGAGCTAGAAAACAATAAAATCAAACTGAATGAGCTTTCCAAAAGCGTGAGCGAGTTGGAGCAAGAAATGGATTTAAAGCTTTCCATAATCCCTAATCTAGTGGATGAAAAAACCCCTTTAGGTGCAAGCGAAGAAGATAATGTAGAAATTAAAAAAATCTTAACCCCAAGAGTTTTCACTTTCACGCCTAAAGAGCATTTTGAACTCGCTCAAAAAAATGGCTGGATTGATTTTGAAAGTGGCGTGAAACTCGCTAAAAGCCGTTTTTCAGTCATTAAGGGTTTTGGGGCTAAAGTTTATCGCGCGCTCATTCATTTAATGCTGGATTTTAATGAAAAAAACGGCTTTGAAATCGTCTACACGCCGGCTTTAGTGAATGAAAAAATGCTTTTTGGGACCGGGCAATTACCCAAATTCAAAGAAGACGTTTTTAAAATAGAAAATGAAAACTTGTATTTGATCCCCACTTCTGAAGTAACGCTCACCAATCTATACAACGACACGATCATTAGCGTTGAAAAACTCCCCATTAAAATGACCGCGCACACGCCTTGTTTCAGGAGCGAAGCAGGGAGTGCGGGCAAGGACACAAGAGGAATGATAAGACAGCACCAATTTGATAAGGTGGAATTAGTGGCTATCACGCACCCTAAAGAAAGCGATGCCATGCAAGAATATATGCTAGAGAGCGCGAGCGCGATTTTAAAGGCGTTGGAATTGCCTCACCGGTTCGTGCAATTATGCAGTGGGGATTTGGGCTTTAGCGCGAGTAATACGATAGATATTGAAGTGTGGTTGCCCGGGCAAAATTGTTACAGAGAAATCAGCTCCGTGTCTAACACGAGGGATTTTCAAGCCAGGCGCGCCAAAATCCGCTTCAAGGAAAATCAAAAAAACCAATTAGCACACACCCTGAATGGCTCTTCTTTAGCGGTAGGCAGGACGATGGTCGCTTTAATGGAAAACCACCAGCAAGCGGATGGGAGCATTCATATTCCTAAGGCGTTAGAAAAATACCTTTAA
- a CDS encoding carbon-nitrogen hydrolase family protein translates to MQVFALQLESFKETLMQSLFNSIPKQSVVVLPEYVINPFFHHNMELDVNAISDQSKRAIDFLSQKCQELDLIISAPVLLEENSKIYKKIALISKENIQYYTQQRLIPYPHWDEESFFDNEKSGFKELLVFERDGLKFAPLFGFEVHFDEIWVQAKNQGVDVVLLSSVASFESNERWRLLCQMRAFCASCVVVRANRIGAYRQIIVEEDQKNEFLWKFYGDSFAALPNGVIENSLEGKMGALSVQIDKNDIDEWVKLWHFRTRGLND, encoded by the coding sequence ATGCAAGTGTTTGCCTTACAGCTAGAGTCTTTTAAAGAAACCCTCATGCAATCCTTATTTAACTCCATACCCAAGCAAAGCGTGGTCGTGTTGCCTGAATATGTGATCAACCCCTTTTTCCACCATAACATGGAATTGGATGTGAATGCAATCAGCGATCAATCCAAACGAGCGATTGACTTCCTTTCTCAAAAATGCCAAGAGTTAGACTTAATCATTTCAGCCCCGGTGCTTTTAGAAGAAAATTCTAAAATCTATAAAAAAATCGCCCTCATTTCTAAAGAAAACATTCAATATTACACGCAACAACGCCTGATCCCCTATCCTCACTGGGATGAAGAGAGCTTTTTTGACAATGAAAAAAGCGGTTTTAAAGAATTGCTAGTCTTTGAAAGAGACGGCTTGAAATTCGCCCCTTTGTTTGGCTTTGAAGTGCATTTTGATGAAATATGGGTTCAGGCTAAAAATCAGGGCGTGGATGTGGTGCTTTTGAGCAGCGTGGCGTCGTTTGAATCCAATGAAAGGTGGCGGCTTTTGTGCCAGATGCGCGCTTTTTGCGCTTCTTGTGTGGTGGTAAGGGCCAATAGGATCGGAGCGTATCGCCAAATCATTGTAGAAGAAGATCAAAAAAACGAATTTTTGTGGAAATTCTATGGGGATAGTTTTGCGGCCTTGCCTAATGGCGTTATTGAAAATTCTTTGGAGGGTAAAATGGGGGCTTTGAGCGTCCAAATTGATAAAAACGATATAGATGAATGGGTTAAATTGTGGCATTTTAGAACGAGAGGGTTGAATGATTGA
- a CDS encoding ABC transporter permease — translation MNFFKILLMELKAIFSHKGVLLILIGAPLIYGLLYPLPYLKDVVTQQKIALVDEDNSFLSRQLAFMAQSSNELEIAFFSPSMLEAKKLLKEEKIYGILHIPSHFEANIHKQVPVTIDFYANSNYFLIYGALASAIVESVNALNDEIRFKRNAQIEEAELGTDGIKIKPIALYNPSEGYLNYALSSVFIFILHQVMLIASSMFASSRRLELISLDKKQIALRLCARLFIFAGAFSVFILWYFGVLFSLHGIERHASALAVFFNSVVFMLATLSLGSFLGAWIKNEAHTTQIVLISSLPLIFMMGFVWPFESLPSYLQAFVQIVPAYHGISLLGRLNQMHAEFIDVSVHFYALMVIFIVSFIGSVFKFSSLKKACENA, via the coding sequence ATGAATTTTTTTAAAATCCTTTTAATGGAATTAAAGGCTATTTTTTCTCATAAGGGCGTTTTATTGATCCTTATAGGCGCTCCTTTAATTTATGGCTTGTTATACCCTTTGCCTTATTTAAAAGATGTTGTCACGCAGCAGAAAATCGCCCTTGTGGATGAAGACAATTCCTTTCTTTCCAGGCAATTAGCTTTCATGGCGCAAAGCTCCAACGAATTAGAGATCGCTTTTTTTAGTCCCTCTATGCTAGAAGCCAAAAAGCTTTTGAAAGAAGAAAAAATTTATGGGATCTTGCACATCCCTTCGCATTTTGAAGCCAATATCCACAAACAAGTGCCTGTAACAATCGATTTTTATGCGAATTCCAATTATTTTTTGATTTATGGCGCATTAGCCAGCGCGATCGTGGAGAGCGTTAACGCTTTAAACGATGAAATCAGGTTTAAACGCAACGCCCAAATAGAAGAAGCCGAATTAGGGACAGACGGGATTAAGATCAAGCCCATTGCCTTGTATAACCCTAGTGAAGGGTATTTGAATTACGCCCTCTCTAGCGTGTTTATTTTCATTTTGCACCAGGTGATGCTCATTGCAAGCAGCATGTTTGCTAGCTCCAGGCGTTTGGAATTAATCTCTTTAGACAAAAAGCAAATCGCTTTGAGGCTGTGTGCAAGGCTCTTCATTTTTGCGGGAGCGTTTAGCGTTTTTATTTTATGGTATTTTGGGGTGCTGTTTTCTCTCCATGGGATCGAACGGCATGCGAGCGCGTTGGCGGTGTTTTTCAATAGCGTGGTTTTCATGCTTGCAACTTTGAGTTTAGGATCGTTTTTAGGCGCATGGATTAAAAATGAAGCCCACACCACGCAAATCGTTTTGATCTCTTCTTTGCCCTTGATCTTTATGATGGGTTTTGTGTGGCCTTTTGAATCCTTGCCCTCTTATTTGCAAGCTTTCGTTCAAATCGTGCCAGCCTACCATGGGATTAGTTTGTTAGGGCGCTTGAATCAAATGCATGCCGAATTTATAGATGTGTCTGTCCATTTTTACGCGCTTATGGTGATTTTTATCGTGAGTTTTATAGGGAGCGTGTTCAAATTCAGCTCTTTAAAGAAAGCTTGTGAAAACGCTTAA
- a CDS encoding HlyD family secretion protein — MSNSMLDKNKAILTGGVALLLGLIVLFYLAYRPKAEVLQGFLEAREYSVSSKVPGRIEKVFVKKGDQVKKGDLVFSISSPELEAKLAQAEAGHKAAKALSDEVKRGSRDETINSARDIWQAAKSQATLAKETYKRVQDLYDNGVASLQKRDEAYAAYESTKYNESAAYQKYKMALGGASSESKIAAKAKESAALGQVNEVESYLKDVKATAPIDGEVSNVLLSGGELSPKGFPVVLMIDLKDSWLKISVPEKYLSDFKVGKEFEGYIPALKKSARFRVKYLSVMGDFATWKATNNSNTYDMKSYEVEAIPLEKLENFRVGMSVLVTIKP, encoded by the coding sequence ATGTCAAACAGCATGTTGGATAAAAATAAAGCGATTCTTACAGGGGGGGTGGCTTTATTACTAGGGCTAATCGTGCTTTTTTATTTGGCTTATCGCCCTAAGGCTGAAGTGTTGCAAGGGTTTTTGGAAGCGCGAGAATACAGCGTGAGCTCTAAAGTCCCTGGACGCATTGAAAAGGTGTTTGTTAAAAAAGGCGATCAAGTCAAAAAGGGCGATTTAGTTTTTAGCATTTCTAGCCCTGAATTAGAAGCCAAGCTCGCTCAAGCCGAAGCCGGGCATAAAGCCGCTAAAGCGCTTAGCGATGAGGTTAAAAGAGGCTCTAGAGATGAGACGATCAATTCGGCTAGAGATATTTGGCAAGCGGCAAAATCCCAAGCGACTCTAGCTAAAGAGACTTACAAGCGCGTTCAAGATTTATACGATAATGGCGTGGCGAGCTTGCAAAAGCGCGATGAAGCTTATGCGGCTTATGAAAGCACCAAATACAACGAAAGCGCGGCTTATCAAAAGTATAAAATGGCTTTAGGGGGAGCGAGCTCTGAAAGTAAGATTGCCGCTAAAGCCAAAGAGAGCGCGGCGTTAGGGCAGGTGAATGAAGTGGAGTCCTATTTAAAAGATGTCAAAGCGACAGCCCCTATTGATGGGGAAGTGAGCAATGTGCTTTTAAGCGGTGGCGAGCTTAGCCCTAAAGGTTTTCCTGTGGTGTTAATGATAGATTTAAAGGATAGTTGGCTAAAAATCAGCGTGCCTGAAAAGTATTTGAGCGATTTTAAAGTGGGCAAGGAATTTGAAGGCTATATCCCAGCGTTGAAAAAAAGCGCGAGATTTAGAGTGAAATATTTGAGCGTGATGGGGGATTTTGCGACATGGAAAGCGACGAATAATTCCAACACTTACGACATGAAAAGCTATGAAGTGGAGGCCATACCCTTAGAAAAGCTGGAAAATTTTAGGGTAGGAATGAGCGTGCTAGTTACCATTAAGCCTTAA
- a CDS encoding hemolysin family protein, which produces MGRNQGAYLDPSESILMLMVAFLLVLLNAFFVLSEFALVKVRKTRLEELVKIGNSNAKLALEMSQRLDTYLSATQLGITLSSLALGWVGEPAIAKLLAALFESMDLKDNPIFIHSMSVVIAFLSITFLHVVLGEIVPKSLAIAKSEKAALFAARPLHVFWVLFYPVVRLFDVIAHFFLKKVGINPKEHDGTHSEEELKIIVGESLREGIIDSVEGEIIKNAVDFSDTSAKEIMTPRKDMVCLDEENSYEENIDIVLKSRFTRYPYCKGSKDNIIGMVHIRDLLSRSLFTPKMHDFKQIVRKMIIVPESASISQILIKMKKEQIHTALVIDEYGGTAGLLTMEDIIEEIMGEISDEYDLKQEGVNKLEEGVFELEGMLDLESVEEVLHIQFDKECEQVTLGGYVFSLLERMPMEGDTIISHGYAFEVLSVDGARIKRLRATKEN; this is translated from the coding sequence ATGGGGAGGAATCAAGGAGCTTATTTGGATCCGTCTGAATCAATTTTGATGTTGATGGTTGCTTTTTTATTGGTGTTGTTGAACGCTTTTTTTGTGCTTTCAGAGTTTGCCCTTGTGAAAGTGCGTAAAACCCGCTTAGAAGAGTTGGTTAAAATCGGTAATTCCAACGCTAAACTCGCTTTAGAGATGAGTCAAAGGCTAGACACTTATTTGAGTGCAACTCAGCTAGGCATAACCCTTTCTTCATTGGCTTTAGGCTGGGTGGGTGAGCCTGCTATCGCAAAGTTGTTAGCCGCATTGTTTGAGTCTATGGATTTAAAAGATAATCCTATTTTTATCCACTCAATGAGCGTGGTGATAGCGTTTTTAAGCATCACTTTTTTGCATGTCGTGCTAGGCGAAATTGTGCCAAAGTCTTTAGCGATCGCTAAATCTGAAAAAGCCGCTCTTTTTGCTGCACGCCCTTTGCATGTGTTTTGGGTGTTGTTTTACCCGGTGGTGCGCTTGTTTGATGTGATCGCTCATTTCTTTTTAAAAAAAGTGGGCATCAACCCTAAAGAGCATGATGGCACGCATTCTGAAGAAGAGTTAAAAATCATTGTGGGCGAGAGTTTGAGGGAGGGCATTATTGATTCAGTGGAGGGCGAAATCATTAAAAATGCGGTGGATTTTTCTGACACGAGCGCTAAAGAAATCATGACCCCACGAAAAGACATGGTGTGTTTGGATGAAGAAAACAGCTATGAAGAAAATATAGACATTGTTTTAAAAAGCCGCTTCACGCGCTACCCTTATTGCAAGGGGTCTAAAGACAATATTATCGGCATGGTGCATATTAGAGATTTGCTTTCTCGCTCCCTTTTTACCCCTAAAATGCATGATTTCAAGCAAATCGTCAGGAAAATGATCATTGTCCCAGAAAGCGCGTCTATTTCTCAAATCCTTATCAAAATGAAAAAAGAACAAATCCATACCGCTTTAGTGATTGATGAATACGGCGGCACAGCCGGGTTGCTCACTATGGAAGATATTATTGAAGAAATCATGGGGGAGATTAGCGATGAATACGATTTGAAACAAGAGGGCGTGAACAAGCTTGAAGAAGGCGTGTTTGAATTAGAGGGCATGTTGGATTTGGAGAGCGTAGAAGAAGTGCTTCATATCCAATTTGACAAAGAATGCGAGCAGGTAACGCTTGGGGGCTATGTCTTTAGTTTGTTAGAGCGCATGCCTATGGAAGGGGATACCATCATTTCGCATGGGTATGCATTTGAAGTCTTAAGCGTGGATGGCGCTAGGATAAAACGCTTGAGAGCCACCAAAGAAAATTAA
- a CDS encoding exodeoxyribonuclease VII small subunit translates to MQDDLFEAEKAPPKNTKSAKNAPKKSFEEHVHSLEQAIERLNDPSLSLKDGMDLYKTAMQELFLAQKLLENAYLEYEKLQTPDKKA, encoded by the coding sequence ATGCAAGACGATTTATTTGAAGCTGAAAAAGCCCCCCCAAAAAATACTAAAAGTGCTAAAAACGCTCCTAAAAAAAGTTTTGAAGAGCATGTTCATTCTTTAGAGCAAGCCATAGAGCGCTTGAATGATCCTAGTTTGTCTTTAAAAGACGGGATGGATTTGTATAAAACGGCCATGCAAGAATTGTTTTTGGCGCAAAAACTTTTAGAAAACGCTTATTTAGAGTATGAAAAACTCCAAACGCCAGATAAAAAGGCTTAA
- a CDS encoding TolC family protein, with translation MKKTTLFVLSLLFSSSLSAIDENPQNIQEKTKPSSLSLAENNTPFNNPNIQKLSLKNAWARVLSSHEGLHAQEYAIKRASKMKLAAKLSFLPQIDLSAFYVYLSNPIKMDFASQKQPGVQKATNQIHQGLQNIQQNIPPQVLTPQIQAGMQGVMQGFGALSSTLEAPLLFSKQNVVLGALSIIYPLYMGGARFTMVRIADLMQKDANEVYRLKKLSTFQELVKVYYGMVLNAEVAETLEEVEKGHYKHFQNALKMQKVGQIARVETLGAQVAYDKAHIASIKAKDVLEISQLSFNSILSSKDDLAPSNKLEIHTEKDLPDLSFFVSSTLNSYPALRTLENQVQISKENTKLQIAKFLPQVSFFGSYIMKQNNSVFEDMIPSWFVGVAGRMPILSPTGRIQKYQASKLAELQVNSEQIQAKKNMELLVSKTYKETLSFLKEYKSLISSVELAKENLKLQEQAFLQGLSTNAQVIDARNTLSSIIVEQKSVAYKYIVSLANLMALSDHIDLFYEFVY, from the coding sequence ATGAAAAAAACAACCCTTTTTGTATTGAGCTTGTTGTTCAGTAGCTCTTTAAGTGCTATTGATGAAAACCCTCAAAATATCCAAGAAAAAACTAAGCCTTCTTCTTTGAGCTTGGCTGAAAATAACACGCCTTTTAACAACCCTAATATTCAAAAACTCTCTTTAAAAAACGCATGGGCTAGGGTGTTGTCTAGCCATGAGGGCTTGCATGCACAAGAATACGCTATTAAACGAGCGAGCAAAATGAAACTAGCGGCCAAGCTTTCTTTTTTGCCCCAAATTGATTTGAGCGCTTTTTACGTGTATCTTTCTAACCCTATTAAAATGGATTTCGCCAGCCAAAAACAACCGGGCGTTCAAAAAGCCACCAACCAGATCCATCAAGGCCTACAAAACATCCAGCAAAATATCCCCCCTCAAGTGCTAACCCCTCAAATCCAAGCGGGCATGCAAGGGGTGATGCAAGGTTTTGGGGCTTTGAGCAGCACTTTAGAAGCCCCCTTGTTGTTTTCTAAGCAAAATGTGGTGCTTGGGGCTTTGAGCATTATTTATCCCCTTTACATGGGCGGGGCGAGATTCACGATGGTGCGCATTGCGGATTTGATGCAAAAAGACGCTAACGAAGTGTATCGTTTGAAAAAGCTTTCCACTTTTCAAGAGCTTGTTAAAGTGTATTACGGCATGGTGTTAAACGCTGAAGTGGCTGAAACTTTAGAAGAAGTGGAAAAAGGTCATTACAAGCATTTCCAAAACGCTTTGAAAATGCAAAAAGTAGGGCAAATCGCTAGGGTAGAAACCTTGGGCGCTCAAGTGGCTTACGATAAGGCCCATATCGCTAGCATCAAGGCTAAAGACGTGTTAGAGATTTCGCAACTCTCGTTTAATTCTATTTTGTCTAGCAAAGACGATCTAGCGCCCTCTAATAAACTAGAGATCCACACGGAAAAAGATTTACCCGATTTGAGCTTTTTTGTTTCTTCTACGCTCAATTCTTACCCGGCTTTAAGGACTTTAGAAAATCAAGTTCAAATCTCCAAAGAAAACACGAAACTACAGATCGCTAAATTCTTACCCCAAGTGAGTTTTTTTGGCTCTTACATCATGAAGCAAAACAATTCGGTGTTTGAAGACATGATCCCTAGCTGGTTTGTGGGCGTGGCCGGACGCATGCCTATCCTTTCCCCCACAGGGCGCATCCAAAAATACCAAGCGAGCAAATTAGCCGAATTGCAAGTCAATAGCGAGCAAATCCAGGCTAAAAAAAACATGGAATTGTTGGTGAGCAAAACCTATAAAGAGACGCTTTCTTTTTTGAAAGAATACAAGAGTTTGATTTCTAGCGTGGAATTAGCTAAGGAAAACCTGAAACTCCAAGAGCAGGCTTTTTTACAAGGCTTAAGCACGAACGCACAAGTCATTGACGCTAGGAACACGCTTTCTTCTATTATCGTGGAGCAAAAGAGCGTGGCTTATAAATACATTGTTTCATTAGCGAATTTAATGGCGTTGAGCGATCACATTGATTTATTTTATGAATTTGTTTATTAA
- a CDS encoding YigZ family protein, which produces MKTLKSLITSKHQTKASRFLGYLMPFNDFEKTLLALKKEHFKAAHFVTAFRYSLEGKITEGFSDDGEPKGSSGMPVLSVLRREDLINIGLVSVRYFGGTLLGVGGLMKAYATSVLLCVENAQKEGAFKDFVELESWSAHYSYKELDHLQREIKKFSLQLNKKNFSNQSVEVEITGTRENLQAFLKQIKAY; this is translated from the coding sequence GTGAAAACGCTTAAGAGTTTGATCACTTCCAAGCACCAGACTAAAGCGTCTCGTTTTTTAGGGTATCTCATGCCTTTTAATGATTTTGAAAAAACCCTTTTAGCGTTGAAAAAAGAGCATTTTAAGGCCGCGCATTTTGTAACGGCGTTCCGCTATTCTTTAGAGGGAAAAATCACGGAAGGTTTTAGCGATGATGGCGAGCCTAAGGGGAGTTCAGGCATGCCTGTGCTTAGCGTTTTGAGGCGAGAGGATTTGATCAATATAGGCTTAGTGAGCGTGCGCTATTTTGGAGGCACGCTTTTAGGGGTGGGGGGCTTGATGAAAGCTTATGCCACTAGTGTGCTATTGTGCGTAGAAAACGCTCAAAAAGAGGGTGCTTTTAAGGATTTTGTGGAGTTAGAGAGCTGGAGCGCTCATTATTCTTACAAAGAATTAGACCATCTTCAGCGTGAAATTAAGAAATTTAGCTTACAATTAAACAAAAAGAATTTTTCAAACCAAAGCGTGGAAGTGGAAATCACCGGCACAAGGGAAAATTTGCAAGCGTTTTTAAAACAAATTAAGGCTTATTAA
- the ubiE gene encoding bifunctional demethylmenaquinone methyltransferase/2-methoxy-6-polyprenyl-1,4-benzoquinol methylase UbiE — translation MKKEKHLKQEKIINMFDDIASSYDQANRLMSFGLDVKWRQRACEHAFLFLENKKALRLVDVACGTGDMLIAWQKSALYCNIEFKECLGIDPSNNMLELAIKKCEELENKISFIQAQAKDLKGVGSNSVDILSIAYGLRNIVERQEALKEFFRVLKPRGVLVILEFLKKDNPTWLDKISGFYTNKVLPLVGGAISKNYGAYSYLPQSIEGFLSLEGLKSELKNAGFEILRTEDSIAQISTTMLVKKS, via the coding sequence ATGAAAAAAGAAAAGCACCTCAAGCAAGAAAAAATCATCAACATGTTTGATGATATAGCCAGCTCTTACGATCAGGCGAATCGCTTGATGAGTTTTGGCTTAGATGTTAAATGGCGCCAAAGGGCTTGCGAGCATGCGTTTTTGTTTTTAGAAAATAAAAAAGCTTTAAGGCTTGTGGATGTGGCATGCGGTACAGGGGATATGCTTATAGCTTGGCAAAAAAGCGCCCTTTATTGCAATATAGAGTTTAAGGAATGTTTGGGGATTGACCCATCAAACAACATGCTAGAATTAGCTATCAAAAAATGCGAAGAGCTTGAAAACAAAATTTCTTTTATCCAGGCTCAAGCCAAAGATTTGAAAGGCGTTGGGAGTAACAGCGTGGATATCCTCTCCATTGCGTATGGCTTGCGTAATATCGTGGAAAGACAAGAGGCTTTAAAAGAGTTTTTTAGGGTGTTAAAGCCTAGGGGCGTTTTAGTGATTTTGGAATTTTTAAAAAAAGACAACCCCACATGGTTGGATAAAATTTCAGGGTTTTACACGAATAAGGTTTTGCCTTTAGTGGGAGGGGCTATCAGTAAAAATTATGGTGCTTATTCTTATTTGCCGCAATCCATTGAAGGGTTTTTGAGTTTAGAGGGTTTGAAAAGCGAATTAAAAAACGCAGGGTTTGAGATTTTAAGGACCGAAGATTCTATCGCTCAAATTTCAACGACCATGCTTGTGAAAAAAAGCTAA
- the hemJ gene encoding protoporphyrinogen oxidase HemJ: MEFLSGYFMWIKAFHVIAVISWMAALFYLPRLFVYHVENAYKKEFVEVVRIQEKKLYSFIASPAMGFTLITGILMLLIAPEMFKSGGWLHAKLSLVILLLAYHFYCKKCMRELEKDPTRRNARFYRVFNEIPTILMILIVILVVVKPF; encoded by the coding sequence GTGGAATTTTTGAGCGGGTATTTTATGTGGATCAAGGCTTTTCATGTGATAGCGGTTATTTCGTGGATGGCAGCGTTGTTTTATTTGCCGCGCCTTTTTGTCTATCATGTAGAAAACGCCTATAAAAAAGAATTTGTGGAAGTGGTGAGAATCCAAGAAAAAAAGCTCTATTCGTTTATCGCTTCACCGGCAATGGGTTTTACGCTCATTACAGGGATTTTAATGCTATTAATCGCCCCTGAGATGTTTAAAAGTGGGGGGTGGTTGCATGCGAAATTATCCTTAGTGATCTTGCTTTTAGCCTATCATTTTTATTGCAAAAAATGCATGCGCGAGTTGGAAAAAGACCCTACAAGAAGAAACGCAAGGTTTTATCGTGTGTTTAATGAAATCCCCACGATTTTAATGATACTCATTGTGATTTTAGTGGTTGTCAAGCCTTTTTAA